From the Deltaproteobacteria bacterium genome, one window contains:
- a CDS encoding carboxymuconolactone decarboxylase family protein, whose amino-acid sequence MKPRLDIGAVSPAAYRSMLGLEKFIHESGIEPKLVHLLKMRASQINGCAYCLDMHSKDARAEGETEQRLYGLDAWREAPYYSDRERAALEWTEALTQITDGHVSDDVYERAKRQFSEKELVELALIAVAINGWNRLAIAFRSEAGTYQPQQRR is encoded by the coding sequence ATGAAGCCACGTCTCGACATCGGTGCAGTCTCACCCGCTGCGTATCGCTCCATGCTCGGCCTGGAGAAGTTCATCCACGAGAGCGGCATCGAGCCGAAGCTCGTCCATCTCCTGAAGATGCGCGCATCGCAGATCAACGGCTGTGCATACTGCCTGGACATGCACTCCAAGGACGCCCGGGCGGAAGGTGAGACCGAGCAACGGCTGTATGGCCTGGATGCCTGGCGCGAGGCGCCCTATTACTCGGACCGCGAGCGGGCGGCGCTCGAGTGGACGGAAGCGCTGACGCAGATTACGGACGGCCACGTTTCCGACGACGTGTACGAGCGCGCGAAGCGCCAGTTCAGCGAGAAGGAGCTGGTCGAGCTGGCGTTGATCGCCGTGGCGATCAACGGCTGGAACCGCTTGGCGATCGCCTTCCGCTCCGAGGCGGGGACATACCAGCCGCAGCAGCGCCGCTGA